The proteins below are encoded in one region of bacterium:
- a CDS encoding addiction module protein yields the protein MVITIPLDQMTTAEKLLSMENIWDDLCRRADEISSPPWHGEVLQQREEKVKKGVEEFTDWENAKGKIKESVS from the coding sequence ATGGTAATTACTATTCCATTAGATCAAATGACTACAGCAGAAAAACTTCTATCAATGGAGAACATATGGGATGATCTATGCCGAAGGGCAGATGAAATCTCTTCTCCGCCCTGGCATGGGGAGGTTCTCCAGCAAAGGGAAGAAAAAGTAAAGAAAGGGGTAGAGGAATTTACTGATTGGGAGAATGCCAAAGGGAAAATAAAAGAGTCTGTTTCATGA
- a CDS encoding type II toxin-antitoxin system RelE/ParE family toxin produces MKIKILESASQDLIEGYWFYEKQQEGLGSYFLDTLFSDIDSLQIYAGIHPIYFERYYRSLSKRFPFAIYYRIEQRTVLVYAVLDCRRNPAWIKDRLKLRI; encoded by the coding sequence ATGAAAATCAAAATTCTTGAATCGGCATCCCAGGATTTAATCGAAGGCTACTGGTTCTACGAAAAACAGCAAGAAGGTCTTGGTAGTTACTTTCTCGATACATTGTTTTCGGATATTGATTCACTACAGATTTATGCTGGCATTCATCCCATATATTTTGAACGATATTATCGTTCACTATCTAAACGTTTTCCCTTTGCTATTTATTATCGTATTGAACAAAGAACAGTACTGGTATATGCAGTGCTTGATTGTCGTCGAAATCCAGCATGGATAAAAGACAGATTAAAATTAAGAATCTAA